From the Gallaecimonas mangrovi genome, one window contains:
- a CDS encoding DEAD/DEAH box helicase has translation MRFSTLGLHADILAVLDSLGYQTPTPIQQAAIPEVLAGHDVMAGAQTGTGKTAAFALPLIERHLMRETTEKAIRVLVLTPTRELAQQVHQSFKKYSQGLGLSAVVAYGGASINPQLEALNQGCDVLVATPGRLLELAIKGLIDLGTVETLVLDEADRMLDMGFIVDINRILKRLPDTRQTLFFSATFNDDVFALSKTMLKQPKLIEVAPRNQAATKVEQRFFEVDNSRKAALLAYLIGAKNWQQVLIFTRTKQAVDALTKELEKDGISSAAIHGDKSQGARDRGLAEFKTGKVRALVATDVAARGLDIQQLQYVVNFELPYNAEDYIHRIGRTGRAGQAGLAVSLVSSKEKYLLKDVEKLTGEHFNLQWQEGFEPNLLAQEETNSPSRNTSKKNLRAKALGQTGSAKAKRGKPRRR, from the coding sequence ATGCGTTTTTCGACTCTTGGCCTGCATGCGGATATCTTGGCTGTTCTTGATAGTCTGGGTTATCAAACACCAACGCCAATTCAACAAGCGGCGATCCCCGAGGTTCTGGCAGGCCATGATGTGATGGCTGGGGCGCAAACAGGCACCGGTAAAACCGCCGCCTTTGCCTTGCCATTGATTGAACGTCACTTGATGCGGGAAACCACAGAAAAAGCCATCCGGGTGCTGGTGCTGACCCCAACCCGGGAACTGGCGCAGCAAGTACACCAGAGCTTTAAAAAATACAGTCAGGGTTTAGGGCTCAGCGCGGTGGTGGCTTACGGCGGCGCCAGTATTAACCCGCAGCTTGAAGCCTTAAACCAGGGCTGTGACGTATTGGTGGCTACCCCGGGCCGCTTGCTGGAGCTGGCCATTAAAGGCCTTATTGACCTAGGTACGGTGGAAACACTGGTGCTTGATGAAGCAGACCGCATGTTGGACATGGGCTTTATTGTCGATATTAACCGCATCCTAAAGCGCCTGCCGGATACGCGCCAAACCTTGTTCTTTTCCGCCACCTTTAACGACGATGTTTTTGCGCTAAGTAAAACCATGTTAAAGCAGCCAAAACTCATCGAAGTTGCCCCGCGTAATCAAGCGGCCACCAAAGTGGAACAGCGTTTTTTTGAGGTCGACAACTCTCGCAAAGCGGCTTTATTGGCGTACCTGATAGGCGCTAAAAATTGGCAACAGGTGCTTATTTTCACCCGTACCAAACAAGCGGTAGATGCCCTTACCAAAGAGCTTGAGAAAGACGGCATCAGTTCCGCGGCGATACATGGCGACAAATCCCAAGGCGCCCGCGACCGCGGCCTGGCAGAATTTAAAACCGGCAAGGTGCGCGCCCTTGTTGCCACTGATGTGGCCGCCCGCGGCCTCGACATCCAGCAGCTGCAATACGTCGTTAACTTTGAGCTGCCCTACAACGCCGAAGACTACATTCACCGCATCGGCCGAACCGGCCGCGCCGGGCAAGCAGGCCTTGCCGTATCCCTAGTCTCCAGTAAAGAAAAATACTTGCTCAAAGACGTAGAAAAGCTCACTGGCGAACATTTTAACCTGCAGTGGCAAGAAGGCTTTGAGCCAAACCTTTTGGCGCAAGAAGAGACAAACAGCCCAAGCCGTAACACCTCAAAGAAAAACCTACGCGCCAAAGCCCTAGGGCAAACTGGCAGCGCGAAAGCAAAACGTGGCAAACCGCGTCGGCGTTAG